A genomic stretch from Candidatus Amarolinea dominans includes:
- a CDS encoding DUF503 domain-containing protein, with protein MTPSIAYLSLELRLPGNGSLKGKRGILKSLLARLRHEFNVSAAEVDAHDAWQRAVIGVACVSVSSDYAHGLLQAVADAVEHWRLDCEVVDYDIELLT; from the coding sequence ATGACACCATCTATCGCTTATCTCAGTCTCGAGCTACGCCTACCAGGAAACGGTTCCTTGAAGGGCAAGCGCGGCATCCTGAAGTCGCTTCTCGCGCGGCTGCGGCATGAGTTCAACGTCTCGGCCGCTGAAGTGGATGCGCACGACGCCTGGCAGCGCGCGGTGATTGGCGTCGCGTGCGTATCGGTCAGCTCGGACTATGCGCACGGGCTGCTGCAAGCCGTGGCCGACGCCGTCGAGCACTGGCGTCTCGACTGCGAGGTCGTGGACTACGACATCGAGCTGCTTACATGA
- the gyrA gene encoding DNA gyrase subunit A: protein MRSAYLDYAMSVIVARALPDARDGLKPVHRRILYAMHDMGMRPGTAYKKSARIVGEVLGKYHPHGDVAVYDSMVRLAQDFSMRYLLIDGQGNFGSIDGDSPAAMRYTEARLARLSDYMLGDIEKETVDWGPNFDDSLEEPTVLPAQLPNLLLNGSSGIAVGMATNIPPHNLAELADAIAYLIERWEQRDDVTVEDLMELISGPDFPTGGLIMGTEGIRSAYATGKGRIIMRGVASIEDTKGGRFRIIVTEIPYQLNKTTLLERIAQLVREERLDQISDLRDESDREGMRIVIELKRSASARKVLSQIYKLTPLQSTFGVNLLALVEGEPRLLSLRRALQIYVEHRQEVLTRRTRFELRKAQERAHILEGLRIALQFLDEVIALIRASKSADDARTGLMTHFNLSEVQAQAILDMQLRRLAALERAKIEAEYQEMMARIAHLRTLLDHPEKILEIIKTDILELKEKFGDRRRTQILPDGSADDEDVVPQEHVLVTLTQDNFVKRTLTRVYRAQGRGGRGVVGMNTRDEDQVVQALSARTLDFVLFFTNKGRIYSERAFNLPDASRTGKGLAIVNFINLPPDERVTAMVAVPDFEHATYVTMATVGGRIKRVELSEFSSVRPNGIIAMPLEDGDELGWARVTSGKQELILVTEKGQALRFDENEVRAMGRTASGVWGIRLGEGDRVTSLDVIEPGGDLLVVTPQGFGKRSSLSEYTPRGRYTGGVVTLSQSRLEKDGRIVSSRVVQEDEEVAFFSAGGIALRLRVRDIPRHGRASSGVRLVQLKKDDTVAVMVRLGLAPTAEPVTPTAALPPLPLPAPLPAPLPPPLQNRRDGVSHSVRR from the coding sequence ATGCGCAGTGCGTATCTTGACTATGCCATGAGTGTGATTGTGGCGCGCGCCCTGCCCGATGCGCGTGACGGCCTCAAGCCGGTGCATCGGCGTATTCTGTATGCGATGCATGACATGGGCATGCGTCCGGGTACCGCGTATAAGAAGAGCGCCCGTATCGTCGGTGAAGTGCTCGGTAAGTATCACCCGCACGGCGACGTGGCCGTCTACGATTCGATGGTGCGCCTGGCGCAAGACTTCTCGATGCGCTACCTGTTGATTGACGGCCAGGGCAACTTCGGCTCGATTGACGGTGACAGCCCGGCCGCCATGCGTTACACCGAGGCCCGCCTGGCCCGTTTGTCTGACTACATGCTCGGTGACATCGAAAAAGAAACGGTGGACTGGGGGCCAAACTTCGACGACTCCCTGGAGGAGCCGACCGTTCTGCCGGCCCAGCTCCCCAATCTGCTCCTCAACGGCTCATCAGGCATTGCCGTCGGCATGGCTACCAACATTCCGCCGCACAACCTGGCTGAACTGGCCGATGCCATCGCCTACCTGATCGAACGATGGGAACAGCGGGATGACGTGACCGTTGAGGACTTAATGGAACTGATCAGCGGCCCGGACTTCCCCACCGGTGGCCTGATCATGGGCACGGAGGGCATTCGCAGCGCCTATGCCACCGGCAAAGGGCGCATTATCATGCGCGGCGTGGCCTCCATCGAAGACACGAAGGGCGGGCGCTTCCGCATCATCGTGACTGAAATCCCCTACCAACTCAACAAGACCACCCTGCTCGAACGCATCGCCCAACTGGTGCGTGAGGAACGGCTCGATCAGATCAGCGACCTGCGCGATGAGTCCGATCGCGAAGGCATGCGCATCGTGATCGAACTGAAGCGCAGCGCTTCGGCGCGCAAGGTGCTCAGTCAGATCTACAAATTGACACCGCTACAAAGTACGTTTGGGGTCAACCTGTTAGCCCTGGTTGAAGGCGAGCCGCGCCTGCTCTCGCTGCGCCGCGCCCTGCAGATTTATGTCGAACACCGCCAGGAAGTGCTGACGCGGCGCACACGCTTCGAGCTGCGCAAGGCCCAGGAACGTGCGCATATCCTGGAAGGATTGCGCATCGCTCTGCAATTCCTGGACGAGGTGATTGCGCTCATCCGCGCTTCCAAGAGCGCCGATGATGCTCGCACGGGGCTGATGACCCACTTCAACCTGAGCGAGGTGCAGGCGCAGGCCATTCTCGACATGCAACTGCGGCGCCTGGCAGCCCTGGAACGAGCCAAGATCGAGGCCGAATACCAGGAGATGATGGCGCGCATCGCCCACCTGCGCACACTGCTCGATCATCCCGAAAAAATCCTGGAGATCATCAAGACCGACATCCTGGAACTGAAGGAGAAATTCGGCGACCGCCGCCGGACGCAGATTCTGCCGGACGGCAGCGCGGACGACGAGGATGTCGTTCCACAAGAGCACGTCCTGGTGACGCTGACACAGGACAATTTTGTCAAGCGCACGCTGACCCGTGTCTACCGGGCACAGGGACGTGGTGGCCGCGGTGTCGTCGGCATGAATACACGTGACGAGGACCAGGTGGTGCAGGCGCTCAGCGCGCGCACCCTGGATTTCGTGCTCTTCTTTACGAACAAAGGCCGGATCTATTCCGAACGCGCGTTCAACCTGCCCGACGCCAGCCGCACCGGCAAGGGCCTGGCCATTGTCAACTTCATCAATCTGCCGCCAGATGAACGGGTAACGGCGATGGTAGCCGTGCCCGATTTCGAACACGCCACCTATGTGACGATGGCAACCGTCGGCGGTCGCATCAAACGCGTGGAGCTGAGCGAATTCAGTTCGGTGCGGCCTAACGGCATCATCGCCATGCCGTTGGAAGATGGCGACGAGCTCGGCTGGGCCAGGGTGACAAGCGGCAAGCAGGAATTGATCCTGGTGACGGAGAAAGGGCAGGCGCTGCGCTTCGACGAAAACGAGGTGCGCGCGATGGGACGCACCGCCAGCGGCGTCTGGGGCATCCGCCTGGGCGAGGGCGACCGGGTCACATCGCTCGATGTCATAGAGCCAGGCGGTGATCTGCTGGTGGTAACGCCGCAGGGCTTTGGCAAACGTTCTTCGCTGAGCGAGTATACGCCGAGGGGCCGCTACACTGGCGGTGTGGTCACCCTGTCACAATCACGCCTGGAAAAGGACGGGCGCATCGTCTCATCGCGTGTGGTGCAGGAGGATGAAGAAGTGGCCTTCTTCTCCGCCGGCGGCATTGCCCTGCGCCTGCGTGTCAGGGACATCCCGCGCCACGGTCGCGCGTCCAGCGGTGTGCGCCTGGTGCAGTTGAAGAAGGATGACACAGTGGCGGTGATGGTGCGCCTGGGGCTTGCGCCGACGGCGGAGCCAGTCACGCCAACCGCTGCCCTTCCGCCGCTCCCCTTACCAGCCCCTTTGCCAGCCCCTTTGCCACCCCCCTTGCAAAATCGAAGAGACGGCGTCAGCCACAGCGTGAGGCGATAG